The following proteins come from a genomic window of Deltaproteobacteria bacterium:
- the sixA gene encoding phosphohistidine phosphatase SixA, translating into MRLFIVRHGIAIDRDDPACPAEAERFLTDEGTEKTRRVARRMRAIGLEARQWYTSPYERARQTATIFADALGTAKISLTETASLLPDADPAAFIRELRRDKSQTAVAFGHAPHLDVFIAALCGAGSPITDLKKAGVACVDIVSFTPLVARLVWLVAPKLLNLTEK; encoded by the coding sequence ATGCGGCTTTTCATCGTGCGCCACGGCATCGCGATCGACCGCGACGATCCGGCATGCCCGGCCGAAGCCGAGAGATTCCTCACCGATGAGGGGACCGAGAAGACGCGCCGCGTGGCTCGGCGGATGCGCGCGATCGGGCTGGAGGCCCGGCAGTGGTACACCAGCCCCTATGAGCGTGCGCGGCAGACCGCGACGATCTTCGCGGATGCGCTCGGCACGGCGAAGATCTCGCTAACGGAGACGGCCTCGCTCTTGCCCGATGCGGACCCCGCCGCGTTCATCCGCGAGCTTCGCCGCGACAAGTCGCAGACCGCCGTCGCGTTCGGCCATGCGCCGCACCTCGACGTGTTCATCGCCGCGCTGTGCGGCGCGGGCTCGCCGATCACCGATCTGAAAAAGGCAGGGGTCGCGTGCGTCGATATCGTGTCGTTCACGCCGCTCGTCGCCCGACTGGTCTGGCTCGTCGCACCGAAGCTGCTGAACCTGACCGAAAAGTAA